A single genomic interval of Juglans regia cultivar Chandler chromosome 1, Walnut 2.0, whole genome shotgun sequence harbors:
- the LOC109021548 gene encoding cytochrome P450 71AU50-like, with protein MATVSWTWSILALLVLAHLLRQWALKSWNKNRKLPPGPRGFPIFGSLHSLGEFPHRNLQRLAQKYGPIMHLRLGLVPAIVVSSPQAAELFLKAHDLVFASRPPTESAKHIGYEQRSMIFAPYGSYWRNIRKMCTLEMLSNVKIDSFKSMRNEEIGLLVKFIQEAASNCVAVDLSAKVTSLNVDMSCRMVFGKKYEDKDLDEKGFKAVIHETMYLGAVPNLGDYIPCIRPFDLQGLTRRMKAVSKIFDNFFEKIIDEHIQSKDENKTNDDFVDVMLRLMGSKESEYSIERSNIKAIIWDMLVASMDTSATTIEWALSELMKHPRVMKKLQKELEIEVGLKRMVEEADLDRLEYLDMIVKETLRLHPVAPLLLPHEAREDFTVNGFHIPRKSRVMINVWAIGRDTSVWGDAEKFFPERFVGSNIDLRGRNFQLIPFGAGRRGCPGMQLGLIVVRLVIAQLVHCFDWDLPDNIQPTELDMTEVFGLTVPRAKHLLAIPRYRLHH; from the exons ATGGCCACCGTGTCTTGGACATGGAGCATACTCGCACTGCTTGTGCTCGCACATCTCCTGCGACAATGGGCATTGAAAAGCTGGAACAAGAATAGGAAATTACCACCTGGCCCAAGAGGATTCCCCATCTTTGGTAGCCTTCATAGTTTGGGGGAATTCCCTCATCGAAATCTACAGCGACTAGCCCAGAAATATGGCCCCATCATGCACTTGCGCTTAGGTTTGGTGCCTGCTATTGTTGTCTCCTCGCCTCAAGCTGCCGAGCTGTTCCTTAAAGCACACGACCTTGTGTTTGCTAGTAGACCACCTACGGAGTCTGCAAAGCACATCGGTTATGAGCAAAGGAGCATGATCTTTGCTCCGTACGGATCTTATTGGCGCAACATACGCAAGATGTGCACCCTCGAAATGCTTAGCAACGTTAAAATCGATTCTTTCAAATCCATGAGAAATGAAGAGATTGGCCTACTGGTGAAGTTTATTCAAGAGGCCGCCAGTAATTGTGTTGCTGTAGATCTGAGTGCCAAGGTAACATCTCTGAATGTGGATATGTCATGCCGTATGGTGTTTGGGAAGAAGTACGAGGACAAAGATCTGGATGAAAAGGGATTCAAGGCTGTAATCCACGAGACTATGTATCTAGGAGCAGTTCCTAACCTCGGCGATTATATTCCTTGTATCCGTCCATTTGATCTTCAGGGGCTGACACGACGCATGAAAGCTGTTAGTAAGatctttgataatttttttgagaagatCATTGATGAGCATATCCAGTCCAAGGATGAAAATAAGACCAACGACGACTTTGTTGATGTCATGCTGAGGCTCATGGGGTCAAAAGAATCTGAGTACTCTATTGAAAGGTCCAACATCAAAGCCATCATTTGG GACATGCTTGTAGCCTCGATGGACACTTCGGCAACGACAATTGAGTGGGCACTCTCAGAACTAATGAAGCATCCACGGGTAATGAAGAAGCTTCAAAAGGAGTTAGAAATTGAGGTTGGCTTGAAGAGGATGGTAGAGGAAGCAGACTTGGATAGATTGGAGTACTTGGACATGATTGTAAAGGAAACCTTAAGGCTACATCCAGTTGCACCACTTTTGCTTCCTCATGAGGCCAGGGAAGATTTCACAGTTAATGGTTTCCACATACCCAGAAAGTCTAGAGTGATGATAAACGTATGGGCAATTGGGAGAGATACGAGCGTTTGGGGTGATGCAGAGAAGTTCTTCCCGGAGAGGTTTGTTGGGAGTAACATAGATCTCAGGGGACGTAACTTCCAACTAATTCCATTTGGTGCTGGCAGAAGAGGCTGCCCAGGGATGCAATTGGGTCTGATTGTGGTCCGGCTAGTGATAGCACAACTTGTGCATTGCTTTGATTGGGACCTTCCAGATAACATACAGCCAACTGAGTTGGATATGACTGAGGTGTTTGGTCTTACTGTTCCTAGAGCCAAGCATCTACTTGCCATTCCTCGTTATCGCCTTCACCATTGA
- the LOC109002555 gene encoding protein HEAT INTOLERANT 4-like, with protein MRKGAKRKASQKEGAKPELESHREESKKTTSRAKRVKASKPESEPEYIEDKRNLEDLWKEAFPVGTEWDQLDSVYQVNWNFSNLEDAFEEGGKLHGKKVYLFGCTEPQLVSFKGESKVICIPVVVAVVSPFPPSDKIGINSVQRESEEIIPMKQMKMDWVPYIPLENRGSQVDKLHSEIFILSCTQRRAALKHLKIDRVKKYEYCLPYFYQPFKEDELEQSTEVQIIFPGEPKPIFCEFDWELDELEEFTDKLIQEEELSEDQKNTFKEFVKEKVREAKKANREAREARKKAVEEMSEETKAAFETMRFYKFYPVQTPDTPDISNVKAPFINRYYGKAHEIL; from the exons ATGAGGAAAGGAGCAAAGAGAAAGGCGAGCCAAAAGGAAGGAGCAAAGCCCGAGCTTGAGAGCCACCGGGAGGAGTCCAAGAAAACAACTTCTCGAGCTAAGCGGGTCAAGGCCTCCAAGCCTGAATCCGAGCCTGAGTACATCGAGGACAAACGCAACTTG GAAGACTTATGGAAGGAAGCATTCCCTGTTGGGACAGAG TGGGATCAATTGGACTCAGTCTACCAAGTCAACTGGAACTTCTCAAATTTAGAA GATGCCTTTGAAGAAGGGGGAAAGCTACATGGGAAGAAAGTTTATCTCTTTGGCTGTACAGAAC CTCAATTGGTCTCTTTCAAAGGTGAAAGCAAAGTTATCTGCATACCTGTTGTAGTGGCT GTTGTATCTCCCTTCCCTCCTTCTGATAAGATTGGGATTAACTCTGTTCAGAGAGAATCTGAGGAAATTATTCCCATGAAACAAATGAAAATGGACTGGGTTCCTTATATTCCTCTTGAGAATAG AGGCAGCCAAGTTGATAAACTGCACtctgaaatatttatattgagCTGCACTCAAAGAAG GGCTGCTTTGAAACACTTGAAGATAGACCGTGTCAAGAAATATGAATACTGTTTACCGT ATTTCTACCAGCCCTTCAAAGAAGACGAGCTGGAGCAAAGCACTGAGGTTCAAATAATTTTTCCGGGAGAGCCAAAGCCG ATTTTCTGTGAATTTGATTGGGAGTTAGATGAGCTTGAG GAATTCACAGACAAGCTAATCCAGGAAGAGGAATTGTCTGAAGATCAAAAGAATACCTTCAAg GAATTTGTTAAGGAGAAAGTTCGAGAAGCAAAGAAAGCTAATCGAGAG GCAAGGGAAGCCCGGAAAAAAGCCGTTGAAGAGATGAGTGAAGAGACTAAAGCAGCATTTGAGACTATGAGGTTTTACAAGTTCTACCCTGTTCAAACACCAGATACACCTGATATATCAAATGTTAAG